A region from the Acanthopagrus latus isolate v.2019 chromosome 8, fAcaLat1.1, whole genome shotgun sequence genome encodes:
- the zgc:77752 gene encoding protein tyrosine phosphatase domain-containing protein 1: MMPTLSSHIPVPRPSYTQARENLVKAIPPKLLCLLACGGKDCRYEGPECWKLNQQVIRGLFSSWVTDDIIAMARPSTFLIEKYNIIEQFQRLNVRSIINMQLPGEHAHCGPPLVPGSGFTYSPQIFMDNDIYFYNFGMPDFGVTSLVGLIDGVKVLAFAVSEGRVAVHCHAGLGRTGVLIACYLVFTLRISPSEAVHYVRIKRPRSIQTRAQISQVFDFARLLGTQLVQYPDLNLRHGAPFTLQHYLNRQALLLHGQEARTLRHTPKVVYLLCACLSCLALGLPAPPEVNAELERRSALKTLSMTVRETLVAKQYLPLLREGRKGSWAGSGSVSSWDEPLGFLERKREVLLDKRSYSDSDLSKIAVQEDQELSPYCISALGNEKHWCVQDLIRPDLRPVSPVLAPLSPGHRTANKESRTLITNIPIPGMRTSNNCAKRSKCTAIKALHKYSSNMELCRNPHNPGPTSVARAVAKAMADQGPPGETVLQRSALLQEELNSSDCGWALLVTESDPHVLSCLLWAWLDRLREPVLSAEDVDRLSCAANTRKPLNVLKKPQRHTIYCLLSCVSTVTSLCPHREEAVLQRLMRTLTRRPQEDMASLGSLMKVLKTSMRETFHNYRNLTRTCSTTATL, translated from the exons ATGATGCCGACCCTGTCCTCACACATACCAGTTCCACGACCCTCCTACACCCAGGCCAGGGAGAACCTGGTGAAGGCGATCCCCCCCAAGCTCCTCTGTCTGCTGGCCTGTGGAGGAAAAGACTGTCGCTATGAAGGACCCGAGTGCTGGAAATTAAACCAGCAGGTCATTCGAGGCCTTTTCTCATCCTG GGTGACAGATGACATTATTGCCATGGCACGACCATCCACTTTTCTGATTGAGAAGTACAACATCATAGAACAGTTTCAGAG GTTGAACGTCAGATCGATCATCAACATGCAGCTTCCAGGAGAGCATGCTCACTGTGGACCGCCCCTTGTCCCTGGAAGTGGTTTCACATACTCTCCACAGATATTCATGGACAATGACA TTTACTTCTACAACTTCGGGATGCCAGATTTTGGTGTCACCTCTCTCGTTGGTTTAATCGATGGGGTGAAGGTTTTGGCCTTTGCAGTGAGTGAAGGAAGAGTGGCGGTGCACTGCCACGCAGGCCTGGGCAGGACAG gCGTGCTGATCGCCTGTTACTTGGTCTTCACCCTGCGGATCAGCCCGAGTGAGGCCGTCCACTACGTGCGGATTAAACGTCCTCGCTCTATCCAAACCCGCGCACAGATCAGCCAGGTATTTGACTTTGCCCGCTTGCTCGGTACACAACTGGTCCAGTACCCAGACCTGAACCTGCGGCACGGAGCCCCTTTCACTCTGCAGCACTACCTGAACCGACAGGCACTGCTGCTGCATGGTCAGGAGGCACGCAccctcagacacacacccaAG GTGGTGTACCTCCTGTGTGCGTGTCTCTCCTGCCTAGCCCTGGGTCTCCCTGCTCCTCCAGAGGTCAACGCCGAGCTGGAGAGGAGGTCAGCACTGAAGACCCTGAGCATGACCGTCAGGGAGACCCTGGTGGCCAAACAGTACCTGCCCTTACTGAGGGAGGGTCGTAAAGGCTCATGGGCGGGTTCAGGATCGGTGTCTTCCTGGGACGAGCCGCTGGGGTTcttggagaggaagagagaggtgCTGCTGGACAAACGCAGCTACAGCGACTCTGACCTCAGCAAGATCGCAGTGCAGGAG GATCAGGAGTTGAGTCCATATTGCATCTCTGCCCTTGGAAATGAGAAGCACTGGTGTGTGCAGGATCTGATTCGACCTGATCTGAGACCAGTCAGTCCGGTCCTTGCTCCGCTTTCACCGGGCCATCGGACTGCCAATAAGGAATCTCGCACACTCATCACAAACATCCCAATACCAGGCATGAGAACAAGCAACAACTGTGCTAAGAGGTCGAAGTGCACGGCTATAAAGGCCCTTCATAAATACAGCTCCAACATGGAG TTGTGCAGAAATCCACATAATCCAGGCCCAACCTCAGTCGCCAGGGCTGTTGCCAAGGCAATGGCAGACCAAGGTCCTCCAGGAGAGACTGTTCTGCAAAGATCGGCTCTGCTGCAG GAGGAACTGAACAGTAGCGACTGTGGCTGGGCTCTGCTGGTCACCGAGTCAGATCCTCATGTTCTCAGCTGTCTGTTGTGGGCCTGGCTGGACAGGTTACGG GAGCCTGTTCTGAGTGCAGAGGATGTAGACAGGTTGAGTTGTGCAGCAAACACTAGGAAGCCTCTCAATGTCCTCAAGAAG ccacagagacacaccaTCTATTGTCTACTGAGCTGTGTGAGCACGGTGACCAGCCTGTGTCCTCACAGGGAGGAGGCTGTGCTCCAACGACTGATGCGGACACTTACAAGG CGCCCCCAAGAGGACATGGCAAGTCTTGGGTCCTTGATGAAGGTCCTGAAGACGAGTATGAGAGAAACCTTCCACAACTACAGAAACCTCACGAGGACCTGCAGCACCACTGCAACACTCTGA